GAACTGTTCGTGCAAGGCAAGTTAGCAGCCGTGACCGGTGGCCCCAGCATCACTTGGGCAGGGGGCGGCGACGGCGTCAAAATGCGAGCCTACCTGGCAGACAACTTGCTGGCGGACACTTCCAATTCAAACCGTGGTAAATCAACCTCTGCCAACCCCAATGTCCCCGACATGGCAACCGACTGCACCAAGACCTCAGCGTGGGAGGCCACGATCGATACTTGTGGAACCTATCGATCCATCAATCACACCAACAAGAGCCAGCCGTTTAGCTTTCACTCCAGTTCCGTGCACATTGGGCTGTGCGACGGCTCGTCGAGAACGCTCTCCGACACCGTCGACCAGGGTGTGTTTTTGAACCTGTTGTTGCGAGATGACCGACAGCTTCCAGGCGAGTATTGAGGATCGTTGGCACGCCCGCACGAATGGTCGTGGCGACGCGACCAACACCATCGGTGCCATTCGGATCGGATCGCAGGCAATCATGGATCCACATTGAAAGACAGACCAGAAGAAAACGGACTTCACATTGGGTCGGAAGAATTGCTGACAACGCAGAACCGAGTTCGAGGCTGTCCGGTCATGAACTTCACTGCTTTGCGATGGCTTCGACCGCGAACTTCACGAGCGGAGCTGGGTCCTTCAACGAGTGCGGGTGATGCCCCAGTCCGGGACGACGCATTTCCTGGATCGTGCCGCCGAGTTCGCGGTAGCTTTTGACCAACACGTCGCTGTTTTCACTGGGCGGAACGACGTTGTCCGCTTCGTTGATCATGGCGAAAATCGGCACGCCGGCTTTGACAAGTCCATCCAAACGATGCAGCGGTCCGTCGTCGATCGTCTCCGTTTGTTCTTCCGTCATCTGATACGCATCCAGGCATGTCTTCCACGCTCGGGGAGCCCCGACGCCCGATCCTTTGCCGCCCGGCCAAGAGCGGACGTCCATCACCGCGTTGTCGACATAGATGCCGCAGACCTGGTTTGGATGAGCGGATGCCCAACGCATCACGATCAGCCCGCCGCGACTCATCCCTTCCAACAGCGGTTGGGGGTGCAAACCAATCTGCTGGCTCAGATCATAAAACTGATCCCAGCGTTGGACGGCCGTTTCGTTCCCAAACAGATCGGCGATGTCGCAGAAGCAGACATGCCAACCCTGGTTCAGCAACGCGACATCCAACTGAGGTTCGTGCCCCCAGAAACGAGCTCGCCAAATCCATGGTGCCGTGGGAGCAGGCGTGGTGGGGCTGACCAATTTGCAAGCCACCCCATCCAGCTCAAACTCTTGTTGAGTGAACCCGTGAAAGTCCCCGCTGGAAGGTTTGGTACCAAGATGCGTTTCGAGTTGGCCAGCCGGTGTGTTCGAAACCGTCTCGGCGGACTGCGTTTGGCCAGAGGAGACGGGTGCATCGGCTACCAGGAACACGGGAACCGTCGAGCTAACAAAGATCGCAAAGCAGAAGCGAAGAAGGAGCCGGGAGCGATTGAAGTGGAGCATGGTTGATCGCGAGAAAGCAAAGGAGCAAGGAGACGGATGGATTGCGGAGACAAGGAACTGGAGCCGGACGCACTGAGGTGCCGTTGCCCCCCATTTCATCCCCATGAAGATACACCATCAAAAGTCGGGCGTCCTTCTCACGCAACGAACAGCGGATTGGACGGGCACCGTCACTGCACACGTGCCGAGGGCGGGCATTTTCTCACTGGGATCTCAGAGGACCAGCGAGGACTAAAAATGCATTGACATCGCTTGCCGCACCATCAACACTGGTCATGTCAACCGTTGGGCCGGATTCCGGAACTGGTCGTTGGCGTTCAAGCCTTCTCCGCCCGATGCACTGGCAGATTCCATGACCCCCGATCGACTCCGCACTCATTGCTGCTGCTTGGCTCTCCTCGCGTTCGGGTTGCTGGCAACTCCGGGCGTCGCGCAGGATTGGCCCTCGATCCGAGGACCACAGTATGACGGTTCTGCGGCCTCCGGTGACCAAGAACTGGCCGAGGGACCGTTGAAACTGAAAGTGGTTTGGAAGCACCCCATCGGCAGCGGGTATTCGGGGGTCGTGAAGTCGGGCGACCGTCTGGTCTCAGCAATGGCGGACATGGTCGCTGACCAAGAATACGTGGTCGCCATGTCGGCCGTGACAGGTGAAACGCTTTGGAAAACGCCGACCGGGAAAGTGATGAAGGGAGCGAACGGATCGTTCGACGGTCCCGTGTCGACACCCGCTGCCGATGACACTCAGACGTATCATCTCTCGCCGTTTGGCATTCTGGCTGCCTATGACCTGACGGACGGGAGCATCGTCTGGCAGCATGATTTGAAAACGGAGTATTCTGTCGAGCCAAACTTTTATGGATTTGGAACTTCCCCCATCGTTCACGACGACGTGCTGATCATCCCGGTCGGATCGCCCGAGGGTGCCGTGATGGGATTCGATACGAGGACGGGCGAAGTGGTGTGGAAAGCGGGACAGGACCAAGCCGCCTTTCAATCGGCCGTGACGATGGAACTAGCGGGCGAAACCACCGTTCTCGTCGCCTGCAACACAACGCTGTTTGCAATTCGCCCGGCCACTGGAGAACTCATTTGGTCCCGGCCTCACGGTGGTGCCTCGGGTGAACCGGTGGCGGCAGTCGTGCCAGTTCCGCTGCCAGGCGGCGGGCTGTTTCTGAACGACAGCCGTGACGGCTCAACAGGTTTGAATCTACATGCCGACGGCGCAACGGAGCGTTGGTCGGGACGCACCATTCGCAACACGTACTGCGTGCCGGTGATGTCGGGTGGGCTGCTGTGTTCGTACTCGTCACGTTTCCTGGTCGCCGTGGATCCTGAGACCGGCGATCAGGTCTGGAGAACCCGGTCACCGAGCAATGGTTTCCTCGCGACGGTTGCCGGACGCTTGGTGGTCGCGACCTTGGACGGATCGTTGCATGTTGGCGATGTCACGGAAGACGGCTTTCACGAAGCCGCTCAAACCCAGGTGTTCAAGACTGGTGACACCGATTCGGAAGGATTGATGTGGGCCCTGCCCTCGATCGCCGGTCGTTCCATCTACCTGCGAAGTCTCGGTGCGATCGCGAGAATTGATCTCCTACCCGGTCAGCAAACTGAAATGGCAGCCACCGAGGAATCCAAACTTGGCCCCGATTTCGCCGCGTTCATCCAGAGCGTGCAGGCCTCTGACAACAAACAATCCTTGATCGATCAGTACTTGCACGGGAAGTCTCTGCCCCTGGTCGAAGATGATTTCGTTCACTTCATTCTTCAAGGGAAATACAACGACGTTGCCGTAGCGAGCGAACTGTTTGGTGTTCGCCAAGAACGAGCCATGCAGCGAATTGCGGGAACC
This region of Rhodopirellula islandica genomic DNA includes:
- a CDS encoding alpha/beta fold hydrolase — protein: MLHFNRSRLLLRFCFAIFVSSTVPVFLVADAPVSSGQTQSAETVSNTPAGQLETHLGTKPSSGDFHGFTQQEFELDGVACKLVSPTTPAPTAPWIWRARFWGHEPQLDVALLNQGWHVCFCDIADLFGNETAVQRWDQFYDLSQQIGLHPQPLLEGMSRGGLIVMRWASAHPNQVCGIYVDNAVMDVRSWPGGKGSGVGAPRAWKTCLDAYQMTEEQTETIDDGPLHRLDGLVKAGVPIFAMINEADNVVPPSENSDVLVKSYRELGGTIQEMRRPGLGHHPHSLKDPAPLVKFAVEAIAKQ
- a CDS encoding outer membrane protein assembly factor BamB family protein; protein product: MAFKPSPPDALADSMTPDRLRTHCCCLALLAFGLLATPGVAQDWPSIRGPQYDGSAASGDQELAEGPLKLKVVWKHPIGSGYSGVVKSGDRLVSAMADMVADQEYVVAMSAVTGETLWKTPTGKVMKGANGSFDGPVSTPAADDTQTYHLSPFGILAAYDLTDGSIVWQHDLKTEYSVEPNFYGFGTSPIVHDDVLIIPVGSPEGAVMGFDTRTGEVVWKAGQDQAAFQSAVTMELAGETTVLVACNTTLFAIRPATGELIWSRPHGGASGEPVAAVVPVPLPGGGLFLNDSRDGSTGLNLHADGATERWSGRTIRNTYCVPVMSGGLLCSYSSRFLVAVDPETGDQVWRTRSPSNGFLATVAGRLVVATLDGSLHVGDVTEDGFHEAAQTQVFKTGDTDSEGLMWALPSIAGRSIYLRSLGAIARIDLLPGQQTEMAATEESKLGPDFAAFIQSVQASDNKQSLIDQYLHGKSLPLVEDDFVHFILQGKYNDVAVASELFGVRQERAMQRIAGTDLFYFGVQVPEATRLSYVFFADYQPLIDPTSDRRFTSGLVAGEMEPIFRKPNSSLELSWFDKGSLTDDLEVDVDESNSELLGTIVETQLDSAELKESVGLSIYLPPGYAETEQGAPEKNYPVVFVHDGKSAMDSGNQASIVDQLIHSKAIRPVVVVFIDKRFYPMQGASGYPEFFAKELLPKIDREYRISANRDDRASLSGGFGATLALMATLPVSDQIGVIGCHSPFAFEMLHPMVSQLSKLPNDRCQILVQWSRHEFRNPSENWNMGDQAQIIAKILADGDHEVTSEGIGTGSDWVSWRTQSVRMWQHLLGQ